The following proteins are encoded in a genomic region of Nocardioides sp. cx-173:
- a CDS encoding glycosyltransferase family 4 protein, giving the protein MHRLHDLAGKHVVFLSWRDTRNPEGGGAERYLEKVAGGLAELGCRVTILCAAHAAAPPDETVDGVKYVRRGSKLTVYLRGMLALALGRLGHVDVVVDVQNGLPFFSRLVTRAPVVVLVHHVHREQWGVLFGPALARLGWWIERSFAPWLYRHSQYVAVSHATRGELRELGVDLDRIAIVHNGTDRVVRVDETKAPYPTIAVVGRLVPHKQVEHAIDAVVALRHDFPGIRLQAVGSGWWEANLRAYAVEKDASDIVTFHGHVDELTKHEIYARAWLLALPSIKEGWGLVIGEAAMHATPTVAYASAGGTRESVRDGMTGLLVADQDEFTAAVRRLLCDQELRDRLGAGALMMSHSYTWEHAQESFAVVVLAACEGRRIDAQDPDEGT; this is encoded by the coding sequence ATGCACCGGCTCCATGACCTCGCAGGCAAGCACGTCGTCTTCCTCAGCTGGCGCGACACCCGCAACCCCGAGGGCGGTGGGGCCGAGCGCTACCTCGAGAAGGTCGCCGGCGGCCTGGCCGAGCTGGGCTGCCGCGTGACGATCCTCTGCGCCGCCCATGCAGCCGCCCCGCCCGACGAGACCGTGGACGGGGTCAAGTACGTGCGACGGGGCTCCAAGCTCACCGTCTACCTGCGCGGCATGCTGGCGCTGGCCCTGGGCCGGCTCGGTCACGTGGACGTCGTCGTCGACGTCCAGAACGGGCTCCCGTTCTTCTCGCGCCTCGTCACCCGCGCTCCGGTGGTCGTGCTGGTGCACCATGTCCATCGCGAGCAGTGGGGCGTCCTGTTCGGACCCGCACTGGCGCGGCTGGGCTGGTGGATCGAGCGCAGCTTCGCGCCGTGGCTCTACCGGCACTCCCAGTACGTGGCGGTGTCGCACGCGACCCGGGGCGAGCTGCGGGAGCTCGGGGTCGACCTCGACCGCATCGCCATCGTCCACAACGGGACCGACCGTGTCGTGCGGGTCGACGAGACCAAGGCGCCCTACCCGACGATCGCCGTCGTGGGCAGGCTCGTCCCACACAAGCAGGTCGAGCACGCGATCGACGCCGTCGTCGCCCTGCGCCACGACTTCCCGGGCATCCGCCTCCAGGCGGTGGGGTCCGGGTGGTGGGAGGCCAACCTGCGGGCCTACGCCGTCGAGAAGGACGCCTCGGACATCGTCACCTTCCACGGCCACGTGGACGAGCTGACCAAGCACGAGATCTACGCCCGGGCGTGGCTGCTGGCCCTGCCCTCCATCAAGGAGGGGTGGGGACTGGTGATCGGCGAGGCGGCGATGCACGCCACGCCCACCGTCGCCTACGCCTCCGCCGGCGGGACCCGGGAGTCGGTCCGCGACGGGATGACCGGACTCCTGGTGGCCGACCAGGACGAGTTCACCGCGGCCGTTCGCCGCCTGCTCTGTGACCAGGAGCTCCGGGACCGGCTGGGCGCGGGCGCGCTGATGATGAGCCACTCCTACACCTGGGAGCATGCCCAGGAGTCGTTCGCCGTCGTGGTCCTGGCGGCCTGCGAGGGACGACGCATCGACGCTCAGGACCCCGACGAGGGGACCTGA
- a CDS encoding class I SAM-dependent methyltransferase, translating to MKGIPRRARSRSRSRATLARSVALLRAFRYEQPDPPRFYTALARDSVEQLGEYADLDGALLLDVGGGPGYFRDAFTAAGAHYLALDADVGELSGLGELPPGTLLGSGMALPFRDGSVDVCYSSNVLEHVSDPWLMAQEMLRVTRPGGTVFLSYTVWFGPWGGHETAPWHFLGGHRARARYRRTHGHEPKNRYGESLFKVTVGQALRWARSQDQADVVEILPRYNPAWSWWLLRVPLVREVATWNLAVVLRKR from the coding sequence GTGAAGGGCATACCTCGGCGCGCCAGGTCCAGGTCGAGGAGCCGGGCCACGCTCGCGAGGTCGGTCGCGCTGCTGCGGGCGTTCCGCTACGAGCAGCCGGACCCGCCTCGCTTCTACACCGCGCTGGCCCGTGACTCGGTGGAGCAGCTGGGGGAGTACGCCGATCTCGACGGCGCGCTCCTGCTCGACGTGGGTGGTGGGCCCGGCTACTTCCGGGACGCGTTCACCGCCGCCGGAGCGCACTACCTCGCGCTCGACGCCGACGTGGGAGAGCTGTCCGGGCTCGGCGAGCTGCCGCCGGGCACCCTGCTGGGCAGCGGGATGGCCCTGCCGTTTCGCGACGGCAGCGTCGATGTCTGCTACTCCTCCAACGTCCTGGAGCACGTGAGCGACCCGTGGCTGATGGCGCAGGAGATGCTGCGGGTCACTCGACCCGGTGGCACGGTGTTCCTCAGCTACACGGTGTGGTTCGGTCCCTGGGGCGGTCACGAGACCGCTCCCTGGCACTTCCTCGGTGGCCATCGAGCACGCGCGAGGTATCGGCGCACCCATGGCCACGAGCCCAAGAACCGCTACGGCGAGTCGCTGTTCAAGGTCACGGTCGGTCAGGCGCTGCGCTGGGCCCGGAGCCAGGACCAGGCCGACGTGGTCGAGATCCTGCCCCGCTACAACCCGGCGTGGTCGTGGTGGCTGCTGCGGGTGCCTCTCGTGCGCGAGGTGGCCACCTGGAATCTCGCCGTCGTCCTGCGCAAGCGCTAG
- a CDS encoding DUF3068 domain-containing protein codes for MLIALGGFLLVAGLVALVWAPGVVKKTPLDVDSVTHLSGVGGKVDLASGEIDSGPVRASSITKADTDASDDDTAVFVNHSCLMKDEGEVPDCLDGDDERLLSASTSLFATDRETALSVDNGDYLPEDAEQPEGLQNKWPFDAEKKDYPYWDGVAGKAVDAVYDRTAEVHGLETYVYHVVVDEAPIEVAEGVEGTYSSDKEIYIDPVTGAIIHQTDNQQRYIDGGPQALELELAFTEEQQKTNVDDAKSNQRTLSLVTVWVPIVGIFGGLLALLVGALLLRTGRRTETA; via the coding sequence GTGCTGATCGCGCTCGGAGGTTTCTTGCTGGTGGCGGGCCTGGTGGCCCTCGTCTGGGCGCCGGGGGTCGTCAAGAAGACCCCCCTCGACGTGGACTCGGTGACTCACCTGTCCGGCGTCGGCGGGAAGGTCGACCTCGCCAGCGGCGAGATCGACTCGGGCCCGGTGCGGGCGTCGAGCATCACCAAGGCCGACACCGACGCCTCCGACGACGACACGGCCGTGTTCGTGAACCACTCGTGCCTGATGAAGGACGAAGGGGAGGTCCCCGACTGCCTCGACGGCGACGACGAGCGGCTCCTGAGCGCCTCCACCAGCCTGTTCGCCACGGACCGCGAGACCGCGCTGTCGGTCGACAACGGCGATTACCTCCCCGAGGACGCCGAGCAGCCCGAGGGGCTGCAGAACAAGTGGCCCTTCGACGCCGAGAAGAAGGACTACCCCTACTGGGACGGCGTTGCCGGCAAGGCCGTCGACGCGGTCTACGACCGGACCGCGGAGGTGCACGGGCTCGAGACGTACGTCTACCACGTGGTCGTGGACGAGGCACCGATCGAGGTGGCCGAGGGCGTCGAGGGTACGTACAGCAGTGACAAGGAGATCTACATCGACCCGGTCACCGGTGCCATCATCCACCAGACCGACAATCAGCAGCGCTACATCGACGGAGGCCCGCAGGCCCTGGAGCTCGAGCTCGCCTTCACCGAGGAGCAGCAGAAGACCAACGTCGACGACGCCAAGAGCAACCAGCGGACGCTGAGCCTGGTGACCGTCTGGGTGCCGATCGTGGGCATCTTCGGCGGGCTGCTGGCGCTGCTCGTCGGTGCGCTGCTCCTGCGGACCGGGCGCCGCACCGAGACCGCCTAG
- a CDS encoding decaprenyl-phosphate phosphoribosyltransferase produces the protein MTSLPAAGPALAQAVRPRQWTKNLVVLAAPAFAGELDNIDSVVRTLLTVVLFTFAASAVYLVNDVLDVVEDRAHPTKRLRPIAAGRLAPRIAVGVAVLLMIVATGLSLALSWQLAVVVASYCLVNVAYSLVLKDEPVIDIAVIALGFLLRAVAGGVACGIDLSQWFLLIASFGSLYMAAGKRYAELHLEVEEGSVTRPSLSRYSATYLRFVWSTSAALLIMSYSLWAFEISVPGPIPWTELSMAPFVLAVLRYAVDVDAGVAGEPEEIALSDRVLQSFAVIWAAMIVLAIYG, from the coding sequence GTGACCTCGCTCCCCGCAGCCGGCCCCGCGCTCGCCCAGGCGGTCCGCCCTCGGCAGTGGACCAAGAACCTGGTCGTTCTCGCGGCCCCCGCGTTCGCCGGCGAGCTGGACAACATCGACTCGGTGGTGCGCACGCTGCTCACCGTGGTCCTGTTCACGTTCGCGGCCTCGGCGGTCTACCTCGTCAACGACGTGCTCGACGTGGTCGAGGACCGGGCACACCCGACGAAGCGGCTGCGCCCGATCGCGGCCGGCCGGCTCGCGCCACGGATCGCGGTGGGGGTGGCCGTCCTCCTCATGATCGTGGCGACCGGCCTCTCCTTGGCGCTGTCGTGGCAGCTGGCGGTGGTGGTGGCTTCCTACTGCCTGGTCAACGTCGCCTACTCCCTCGTGCTGAAGGACGAGCCGGTGATCGACATCGCCGTCATCGCCCTCGGGTTCCTGCTGCGGGCCGTGGCCGGTGGGGTCGCCTGCGGGATCGACCTCTCGCAGTGGTTCCTGCTGATCGCGTCGTTCGGGTCGCTGTACATGGCCGCGGGCAAGAGGTACGCCGAGCTGCACCTGGAGGTCGAGGAGGGCTCGGTGACCCGGCCGTCGCTCAGCAGGTACTCCGCGACCTATCTCCGCTTCGTGTGGTCCACGTCCGCGGCGCTCCTGATCATGTCCTACAGCCTCTGGGCCTTCGAGATCTCCGTCCCCGGACCGATCCCGTGGACCGAGCTCTCGATGGCCCCGTTCGTGCTGGCCGTCCTCCGCTACGCCGTCGACGTCGACGCGGGAGTGGCAGGCGAGCCCGAGGAGATCGCCCTCTCGGACCGGGTCCTGCAGTCCTTCGCGGTGATCTGGGCGGCGATGATCGTCCTCGCCATCTACGGCTGA
- a CDS encoding DUF3068 domain-containing protein, which yields MLSSSPANAGAARTTRFLVHCRGRTAWASAGPAAGSEVTRGLSHTPLPRVGRPDPPHPIKLKHVPIGCDLHYYAATACPWEGNAVRKFLAPILLGLGCLLLVVGLMCLAWAPGQVKKLPLDVVSVTNLSGTVSKQGAPESPVKVESITKVDSSASDDETAAWVNTSCVVIDRDDPPSCVDGDDERLVSASTDVFASDRVTALAVSDFEGLPEATEHEGLINKWPFGAEKKDYEYWDGTAGAAFPAVYDRTEDVEGVECYVYQVDISDEEIEVAEGVPGTYDQAVEIWVEPTTGAILQQTQDQQRFLEDGTQVLDLKIAFTEDQVKESSSDAKDNVARLNLITKTVPIVGLSAGAILILAGILLLLGARRGRGASAHTRSA from the coding sequence ATGTTGTCCAGCTCGCCGGCGAACGCGGGGGCCGCGAGAACGACCAGGTTCTTGGTCCACTGCCGAGGGCGGACCGCCTGGGCGAGCGCGGGGCCGGCTGCGGGGAGCGAGGTCACGCGCGGACTATCCCACACGCCCCTGCCGCGCGTCGGGCGGCCCGACCCGCCCCACCCGATCAAACTGAAACACGTTCCAATTGGGTGTGACCTGCATTACTATGCGGCGACTGCATGTCCTTGGGAGGGGAACGCTGTGCGCAAATTTCTTGCCCCGATTCTGCTCGGTCTCGGTTGTCTGCTCCTGGTGGTGGGGCTCATGTGCCTCGCGTGGGCGCCAGGCCAAGTGAAGAAGCTGCCACTGGACGTGGTCAGCGTGACCAACCTCAGCGGCACCGTCTCGAAGCAGGGTGCGCCGGAGAGCCCCGTCAAGGTGGAGAGCATCACCAAGGTGGACTCGAGCGCCTCGGACGACGAGACCGCGGCCTGGGTGAACACCTCGTGCGTGGTGATCGACCGAGACGATCCTCCGAGCTGTGTCGACGGTGACGACGAGCGCCTGGTCAGCGCCAGCACCGACGTGTTCGCCTCCGATCGGGTCACCGCGCTGGCCGTCTCGGACTTCGAGGGTCTGCCGGAGGCCACCGAGCACGAGGGGCTGATCAACAAGTGGCCCTTCGGCGCCGAGAAGAAGGACTACGAGTACTGGGACGGGACCGCCGGGGCGGCCTTCCCGGCCGTCTACGACCGCACCGAGGACGTCGAGGGGGTCGAGTGCTACGTCTACCAGGTGGACATCAGCGACGAGGAGATCGAGGTCGCCGAGGGCGTGCCGGGCACCTACGACCAGGCGGTCGAGATCTGGGTCGAGCCGACCACCGGTGCGATCCTGCAGCAGACGCAGGACCAGCAGCGCTTCCTCGAGGACGGCACCCAGGTGCTGGATCTGAAGATCGCGTTCACCGAGGACCAGGTGAAGGAGAGCTCCTCGGACGCCAAGGACAACGTGGCCCGGCTGAACCTCATCACCAAGACGGTGCCGATCGTCGGGCTCAGTGCCGGCGCGATCCTGATCCTCGCCGGGATCCTGTTGCTCCTGGGCGCCCGCCGCGGCCGGGGCGCCTCGGCGCACACGCGGTCGGCGTGA
- a CDS encoding class I SAM-dependent methyltransferase, whose protein sequence is MQEHWPHPLVRVERRPVGEAESRAANGPDWDRYADEYQATHGEFLGDAGFVWGPEGLTEEQARVLGDVSGKDVLEVGSGAGQCSRWVRCQGGRSFGLDLSHRQLQHSRRLDEQTGIAVPSVLGTATSLPFRDASFDVVFCSFGALQFVSEIDLAVAETARVLRPGGRFAFSITHPTRWMFPDDPTEAGLVASQSYWDRTPYVEVDEATGEVAYVEHHRTLGDWVALLAGRGFSITTLLEPEWPEGHDRLWGGWSAVRGRLTPGTAIIGADLTARADG, encoded by the coding sequence GTGCAGGAACACTGGCCGCACCCTCTGGTGCGCGTGGAGCGCCGGCCCGTCGGCGAGGCGGAGTCCCGGGCGGCCAACGGCCCCGACTGGGACCGCTATGCCGACGAGTACCAAGCGACGCACGGCGAGTTCCTCGGCGACGCCGGCTTCGTCTGGGGCCCCGAGGGCCTCACCGAGGAGCAGGCGAGAGTCCTCGGCGACGTCTCCGGCAAGGACGTGCTCGAGGTGGGCTCCGGTGCCGGCCAGTGCTCGCGCTGGGTCCGCTGCCAGGGCGGACGCTCCTTCGGCCTCGACCTCTCCCACCGCCAGCTCCAGCACTCGCGGCGCCTCGACGAGCAGACGGGCATCGCGGTGCCCTCGGTGCTGGGCACGGCCACGTCCCTGCCGTTTCGCGACGCCTCGTTCGACGTGGTGTTCTGCTCGTTCGGCGCGCTGCAGTTCGTCAGCGAGATCGACCTCGCCGTCGCCGAGACGGCACGGGTCCTGCGACCGGGCGGGCGCTTCGCGTTCTCGATCACCCACCCGACGCGGTGGATGTTCCCCGACGACCCGACCGAGGCCGGCCTCGTCGCGAGCCAGTCCTACTGGGACCGCACGCCGTACGTCGAGGTCGACGAGGCCACCGGCGAGGTGGCCTACGTCGAGCACCACCGCACGCTCGGCGACTGGGTGGCGCTCCTGGCCGGGCGCGGCTTCTCGATCACGACCCTGCTCGAGCCGGAGTGGCCCGAGGGCCACGACCGCCTGTGGGGCGGCTGGTCCGCGGTCCGCGGCCGGCTCACGCCCGGGACGGCGATCATCGGCGCGGACCTGACGGCCCGCGCCGACGGTTAG
- a CDS encoding phosphotransferase family protein yields MFLHALTLSPRPLRPWPGGLASLTPLEGGWSGETFLAEAAGERQVVRVYARPRPGREHAHEVDASLLRLVRGLLPVADVLEARRADPASGMPALLVTSMLPGERGDLVLPRLDDEGLARLGRAVGEVVATLGGIAMLRPGAFVDGDLTLGDLGAPDGLPEWVAAHEDALAHWPQRELQGLREVALDAQALLDTVARTCLVHGDLNPKNLLVDPGSLAVTGVVDWEYAHAGHPFTDLGNVLRFDRQPAYVEAVLGVYTDRLGAAPHAALALARAADLWALVDLAGRRAENPVAARAERLLRAVARSGDLHAEAGGREE; encoded by the coding sequence GTGTTCCTGCACGCCCTCACGCTATCCCCTCGGCCCCTGCGACCATGGCCGGGTGGACTCGCCTCGCTGACACCGCTGGAAGGGGGCTGGTCGGGGGAGACCTTCCTGGCCGAGGCTGCGGGGGAGCGCCAGGTCGTGCGGGTCTACGCCCGCCCGCGCCCCGGTCGCGAGCACGCCCACGAGGTGGACGCCTCCCTGCTCCGCCTGGTGCGTGGTCTGCTCCCGGTCGCCGACGTCCTCGAGGCGCGCCGCGCCGATCCCGCCTCGGGGATGCCGGCGCTGCTCGTCACCAGCATGCTGCCGGGTGAGCGGGGCGACCTGGTCCTGCCGCGCCTGGACGACGAGGGCCTGGCGCGGCTCGGGCGGGCGGTGGGCGAGGTGGTGGCGACGCTGGGCGGCATCGCGATGCTGCGCCCGGGCGCCTTCGTCGACGGCGACCTCACCCTGGGTGACCTGGGGGCGCCCGACGGGCTCCCCGAGTGGGTCGCCGCCCACGAGGACGCGCTGGCGCACTGGCCCCAGCGGGAGCTGCAGGGGCTGCGGGAGGTGGCCCTCGATGCCCAGGCGCTGTTGGACACGGTCGCCCGCACCTGCCTCGTGCACGGCGACCTCAACCCCAAGAACCTGCTCGTCGATCCTGGGTCGCTCGCCGTGACGGGGGTGGTGGATTGGGAGTACGCCCACGCGGGCCATCCGTTCACCGACCTGGGCAACGTGCTCCGGTTCGACCGGCAGCCGGCGTACGTCGAGGCCGTGCTGGGCGTCTACACCGACCGGCTCGGAGCTGCGCCGCACGCCGCGCTCGCGCTGGCGCGGGCGGCCGACCTCTGGGCCCTCGTCGATCTCGCGGGACGGCGCGCGGAGAACCCCGTCGCCGCGCGAGCCGAGCGCCTGCTGCGCGCCGTCGCCCGGAGCGGGGACCTGCACGCCGAGGCCGGCGGGCGCGAGGAGTGA